In the genome of Maribacter forsetii DSM 18668, the window ATTTATTTCTTTGGAAGAGAGTAAAACTTTTTGACTCATAATAGGCACCCGTGCTTTTAGCTAAACAAAAATAGATAATTCTATCTAAACTTTGGTTGCTTAAATTATGAAGTAAATTCTAAAAATTAAATTTAGTGCGCTGAAACCATATTCTATAAGCCCAAAATGGAAAAGAAAGCTTCTTTATGGCTCTCACCAATAGGTATGCGCATATCGTTTATAACAATTCTATTACGCTGAACAGTTTTAATATAGTTTACATTAACAAGATAAGATTTATGCACTCTAAGAAACTGATTAGAAGGTAATTTACTCATAATCTCTTTAAAACTCATTAAAGTAAGAATGGTCTTATTAGTATTGGCAATATGAATTTTTAAATAATCTTTTAAACCCTGTACGTACTCAATTTGGTCTAAATCAATTTTTATACTCTCATATTCTGCCTTTACAAAAATGAACTTCTTTTCTACTGAATTATCGCCTGTTGATGAAAAAACATTTGCCTCCATAATAGTTTTTTGTTTTTTAGAAATTAAATCTTGTACTCTGGATACCGACTTTATAAAACGATGATATGGTATTGGCTTTACCAAATAATCTACCGCATTCAATTCAAAACCATCAACGGCATACTGAGAATATGCAGTTGTAAAAATAAACAAAGGCTTATTGTCTAGCGTGCCCATAAAATCAATTCCATTGATTTGTGGCATTTCTATATCACAGAAAATTAAATCTATTTTCTTCTCCTTAATTTCTGTTATAGCATCTAACGGATTGGTATAAGTATTTACCAATTCTATAAAATCTAGTTTTTCACAGTAGCTTGAAAGTATTTCAATTGCTAATGGCTCATCATCTATAATTATACATTTCATAGGCTTGATTGTTTTTGGTAAATAGTTAATGATACTTCATAATCTTTACCGTCATTATCAACTTCAAGATTATGCAACCCCGGATAAATCAATTCTAATTGATTTCTAATATTCTCCAAGCCTATACCAGAATTTTTGGTAGGCTCTTTAAACACTCCTATTTTATTCTTAACATTTAAATAAACAGATGTATCTGTAATGATCAAGGCAATTTTTACATAAGTCTTACCTTTATAGTCTGTACCGTATTTAAAGGCATTTTCTATAAACGAAATAAACAGTAAGGGAGGTACTGCCCTACCCCTATCTTCTCCTGTTATCTTTAAGGATACATTTTCACTATCAGATAATCTTAAGCGTTGTAACTGTATATAACTTTTAATATAGTCTAGCTCTTTATTTAAAGGAACCAAATCTTTATCTGCCTCATAAATCATATACCGCATCAACTCAGATAGATCCACAA includes:
- a CDS encoding LytR/AlgR family response regulator transcription factor — protein: MKCIIIDDEPLAIEILSSYCEKLDFIELVNTYTNPLDAITEIKEKKIDLIFCDIEMPQINGIDFMGTLDNKPLFIFTTAYSQYAVDGFELNAVDYLVKPIPYHRFIKSVSRVQDLISKKQKTIMEANVFSSTGDNSVEKKFIFVKAEYESIKIDLDQIEYVQGLKDYLKIHIANTNKTILTLMSFKEIMSKLPSNQFLRVHKSYLVNVNYIKTVQRNRIVINDMRIPIGESHKEAFFSILGL